From the Agromyces laixinhei genome, the window GGTCGTGTTCGCGACCGAGACGCTCGCGCTCGGCGTCAACATGCCGGCGCGGTCGGTGGTGCTCGAGAAGCTCGAGAAGTTCAACGGCGAGGCGCGGGTGCCCATCACGCCGGGGGAGTACACCCAGTTGACGGGCCGGGCGGGCCGACGCGGCATCGACGTCGAGGGGCACTCGGTCATCCAGTGGGTCGACGGGCTCGATCCCGAAGCGGTCGCCGCGCTCGCCTCTCGACGCAGCTACCCGATGAACTCGAGCTTCCGGCCGACCTACAACATGGCCGTCAACCTCATCGACCAGTTCGGGCGTGAGCGCACCCGGCAGATCCTCGAGCTCTCCTTCGCACAGTTCCAGGCAGACCGCGCGGTCGTCGACCTCGCTCGCACCCTGCGCAAGCAGGAGGAGTCGATGGCGGGCTTCGAGCAGGCCATGAGCTGCCACCTCGGCGACTTCGGCGAGTACGCCGCCCTCAGGCGGCGTATCGGCGAGATCGAACGGCAGTCGTCGAAGGGCAACCCCACCCACGCGCAACGCGATCGGATGCAGCGTGAACTCGCGTCTGCCCGCAAGGCCATGCGCGCCCACCCGTGTCATGGCTGCGCCGAGCGGGAGTCGCATGCCCGTTGGGCCGAGCGCTGGTGGCGTCTCAAGCAGGAGCACGAGCAGCTCTCCCGGCAGATCCGAACCCGCACCGGCCAGGTGGCCAAGCGGTTCGACCGGGTCACCGAGGTGCTCGAGTCGCTCGGCTACCTCGAGCGCGATGCGTCCGGCGCCCTCGTGTCGACCTCGGCCGGGCGCATCCTGAAGCGCATCTACGGCGAGCGTGACCTGCTCGTGGCGGAGTGCCTGCGACGCGGTATCTGGGGCGGGCTCGACGAGGCCGGCATCGCCGCCATGGCGGCAACGCTCGTGTACGAACCCCGTCGTGACGACAGCGGCGTCGACTATCGCTTGCCGCGCGGCCGGTTCCGTGAGGCGTTCGAGCGCACGACCGACACGTGGAGTGTGCTCGACGACCTCGAACGCGACCATCGGCTGCCGGGGAGCGACGTTCCCTCGCCGGCCCTCGCCTCGGCGATGCACGCCTGGGCACGCGGCGCCGGTCTCGGCACTGTGCTCGCCGATACCGAGCTCGCCGCCGGCGACTTCGTGCGCCTCACGAAGCAGGTGGTCGACCTGCTCGACCAGGTGTCGCTCGTGGCCGATGCAGAGCTCGGCTCGACCGCGCGGGCCGCGATCGACGCCGTGCGGCGCGGGGTCGTCGCCTATGGCGCACTCGCGTGACCGGCCGTCGCGGTCGCTTAGGCTGATCTGGTGCCCGAGAAGTCCCATCGCCCCCTGCTGCCGCTCTGGGGCGGCGTGCTGGCCGCTGCAGCCGGAGGGTTCGCCTATGATCTCGGGTTTCCGGGCGCGAGCATCTGGCCGCTCGCGTTCGCCGGCATCGCCCTCGCGCTGATCAGCCTCATCGGGCGCTCGTCATGGGGTGCAGCGCTCGTCGGCCTCGTCTTCGGGCTCTCGTTCTACCTGCTGCAGGTCTCGTGGACCTCGCTCTACCTCGGCCCCGTGCCGTGGCTCGCGCTCTCCACGCTCGAATCGCTCTTCGTCGCCGGCGGCGGCGTGCTCATCGCACTCGCGTACCGGTGGCTGCCCCGTTCGAGCGATTCGCAGTGGGTCAGGCTCATCGCGCTGCCGCTGATCGTCGCTGGCCTCTGGTGCGTGCGCGAGTTCGCCACCGGCAGCATTCCCTACGGCGGGTTTCCATGGGGGAGGGCCGCGCTCAGCCAGTCCGAGAGCCCGTTCGCCCAGGTCGTGTCGTGGGCCGGTTCGACAGGTCTCAGCTTCGTGATGGTCGCGCTCGTGGCGGGCGTCATCGAGTGGGTGCGGCTCTCGGGGTGGCGGCGCCCCTTCACCGTGCTGCCGGTCACGGGCCTTCTCGTGGTCGCCATGCTCGTGCCCGCCTGGCAGACGGCGCCTGCCGGCGAGCTCCGGGTCGCGAGTGTGCAGGGCAACGGCCCGACCGGCTACTTCGACGAACGCGAGCCCGGCGACGTGCTCGCCGCGCAGCTCGCCGCGACCGAGCCCATCCTCGACGAGTCGGGCATCGACGTGCTGCTCTGGCGAGGGCGGCTCCGACATCGACCCGACGCGGAGCGAAGCGGTCGCTCGCACCTTCGATCGGCTGAGCGAGCAACTGGATGCCCCGCTCGTGCTCAACACGGTGACGACTCGAGACGACGAGTTCTTCAACACGTCCATGCTGTGGCGGGCGGGGGGAGGGCGCCGTCGACACGTACGACAAGCGACACCCGGTTCCCTTCGGCGAGTACATCCCCGACCGGGACTTCTGGTACTCGCTCGCGCCCGACCTGATCGGTCTCGTGCAGCGCGAGTACACCCCGGGAACCAATGCGCCGGTGTTCGACCTCGGAGATGCGGTCACGGGGCTCGCGATCTGCTTCGACGTGATCTATGACGATGTCATCTGGGAGGCGGCGCACGACGGCGCGCAACTCTACATGTTCCAGACGAACAACGCCGATTTCCGCGGCACCGACGAGAACCTGCAGCAGCTCGCGATCGCCCGTCTTCGTGCGATCGAGACCGGGCGATCGGTCGTGAACATCTCGACCGTCGGCACGAGTCAGGTGATCGATCCGGCGGGTCGCACGATCGACGCCCTGCCATCGGATGTACGCGGCGCGATGGTCACCGATGTCGAGCTGCGCGACGGACTGACACTGGCGGTCGTGCTGGGCCCGAGCGTGCCGTTCATCGTCGTGATCGGCTCACTGGCCGCGCTGATCTCCGCAGGCATCATCGCCCGCCGCCGATCTCGTGACCCGCGCGATGATGCCGCCGTCGAAACGGATGCGGGCTAAGCGCCGACCTTCTGGCCGCGACGGGCCCGCAGATAGCTGAGTCGCTCCTCGAGCAGCTCTTCGAGTTCGGCGCGCGTTCGGCGCTCGAGCAGCATGTCCCAGTGCGTGCGAGCGACCTTCTCGCCCGAGCGATCGATCTCGACGGGCTTCGAGTCGACGAGCAGTACCGCGGATGCGCCGCAGTGCTTGCACTCCCACGACTCGGGCAGTTCCGCCTCGGTCGAGAACGTCATCACCGTCTCGCGGCTGCAGGTCTCGCAGCGGTAGACGTACTCGGCACGCTCGGCGAAAATCACGCCATCTTCACTCTGCAGGCTCTGTGCGCCGATGCGCATGCCTCGTAGGCTCCTGTCCGCCATGGCGTACTCCTTTCGCTCGTCTCCTGTCTAAACGATCAAGCTGGGCATTCCCTTTCCGGAGCCTGAGGTTTGGCGGGGAATTCTCAGTTTCGATCGGCGACCAGGGGGAGCGCGAGGTCGGCGCGGTCGGTCACGAGGCCGTCGACGCCGAGGTCCAGCAGCCTCGTCATCTCGGCCGGGTCGTTGACGGTCCAGATGTGCACCTCGGCGCCCGCGCGATGCACCGCATCGACGAAGCGCTCGGTGACGAGGGGGAGGAGGCCGACCCGCTCCGGCACCTGCAGGGCTCGCGCTCCGCGAAGCGCGCGGCCGAGCAGGCGCGTCGAACCGGTGAGTGCGACGAGGCGAGCACGGATGACTCCGGCGCCGCCGGCCGACGTCACCGCACCGGGAACGAGTGCGGCGAGCCGCAGGCGACGGCGCTCGGAGAAGCTCGTCAGCAATACGCGCGATTGGGCTCGAACCCTGTTGATCGCCGTGACGGCCGCCTCGACCGCGCTCTCGACCTTCACGTCGATGTTGAAACGCAGCTCTGGGAACGCGTCGAGCGCCTCCTCGAGCGAACAGAAGCCCTGCACCTGACCGAGATCGATGCGCCGGAGCTCGGCCATCGTGAGCTTGGAGACCTCGACGTCACGGCCGGCGACGCGTTCGAGCGTCGGGTCGTGCGCAACGACGGCGACGCCGTCGGCGCTCAGGTGCACGTCGGTCTCGATGTACTCGCAGCCGATCGCGACCGCCTTCGCGAAGGCGAGGAGCGTGTTCTCGGGGGCGTCGAGCGCGAGGCCGCGGTGCGCGAGCACCCGCGGCCTCGTGGGCTCGAAGTAGGCGGAGATGTCGAACCCGTCGTCAGGGGCGGTTCGGCCTCGAGGCATCCGGCGCCGACAGACCAGACCCGGTCGGGAAGTTCGGAGTGAATGCACTGCCGAAGCCCTTCAGCGCCTCGGTGAGCTCGCTCGGTACGATCCAGAGCTTGTTCGCCTCGCCCTTGGCGATCTCGGGGAGCATCTGCAGGTACTGGTACCCGAGCAGGCTCGGGTCGGGGTCGCCCTTGTGGATGGCATCGAAGACCGTGAGGATCGCCTCGGCCTCACCCTGGGCACGGAGCACCGCAGCCTTCGCCTCGCCCTCGGCCTCGAGGATGGCCGCCTGGCGCGCGCCTTCGGCAGTGAGAATGGCCGACTGCTTGGTGCCCTCGGCGGTGAGGATGAGTGCGCGCCGATCACGCTCGGCGCGCATCTGCTTCTCCATCGAGTCTTGAATGGAGTGAGGCGGATCGATCGCCTTGAGCTCGACGCGTCCGACGCGGATGCCCCACTTGCCGGTCGCCTCATCGAGCACGATGCGCAGCTGCCCGTTGATGTTGTCGCGCGAGGTGAGCGCCTCTTCGAGGTTCAGGCCGCCGACGACGTTGCGGAGCGTCGTGGTGGTGAGCTGCTCGACGGCGCCCAGGTAGTTCGCGATCTCGTACGTCGCCGCTCTCGCATCGGTCACCTGGAAGTAGACGACCGTATCGATCGAGACCACGAGGTTGTCTTCGGTGATCACCGGCTGCGGGGGGAAGGAGACGACGGTCTCGCGCATGTCGACGAGGGGGCGCAACCGGTCGATGAAGGGCACGAGGATGTTCAGTCCGGGGCTGAGGGTCTTGTGATACCGGCCGAGTCGCTCGACCACGCCCGAGTACGCCTGCGGGATGATTCGGATCGACTTCGCCAAGACGACGATGACGAAGATGACGATCGCGACGACGACGATCGTCGTGATGATTCCGGAAACGTCCATCAAGCTCCAGTGCTCCTCTCAACCGGGACGACGACGGCCGTCGCCCCGTCGATACCGGTGACGAGCACACGCTCGCCGACCGCGACATCCGCCTGCTCGGTGATGGGCGACAACCGTGCCGTCCATACGTCACCGTTCTGCAGTCGGACCTGACCGCCCGCAGGGGTCACGGTGCGCACGACCTGGCCGTCGGCGCCGATGAGTGCGTCGATATTGCTTCGCGTCGGATCACCGCCGCGACGCAGCATCCGCAGCAGCGACGGTCTGAGCGTCAGGATCAGTGTGACCGCGACGAGCGCGGCGACGATGAACTGCGCCCACCATGGAATGCCGAAGAGGCCCGAGAGGAGACCAGCCACGCTGCCGAGCGCGAGCATGAGAAACGTCATCTCGAGCGTGAAGACCTCGATGGTCGCGAACGCCAGTATCAACACGAGCCACACGATCCACGCGTACTGGGTCAGTACATCCAATTCGTTCTCCTTCGCACGGCCTGTACTGAAACTATCAGGGCGCATAGTCCAGCGGATGACCCGTTCGGACTTGATAGTCTCGGTTCGCCTGTTGTGTGCGGGCCGCCGACCGTCAAGTTTCGAGGAGTTCCACTGTGACCAACCCGCT encodes:
- a CDS encoding nitrilase-related carbon-nitrogen hydrolase yields the protein MPDRDFWYSLAPDLIGLVQREYTPGTNAPVFDLGDAVTGLAICFDVIYDDVIWEAAHDGAQLYMFQTNNADFRGTDENLQQLAIARLRAIETGRSVVNISTVGTSQVIDPAGRTIDALPSDVRGAMVTDVELRDGLTLAVVLGPSVPFIVVIGSLAALISAGIIARRRSRDPRDDAAVETDAG
- a CDS encoding DEAD/DEAH box helicase, with product MSLSPAERYSLSRRQRRQPRLVDFVAGQRFDLDPFQLAACGALDEGRSVLVAAPTGAGKTVVAEFAVFLAMQERGAKVFYTTPIKALSNQKYQEFVDAWGADSVGLLTGDTNVNSGARIVVMTTEVLRNMLYADSPLLDRLAYVVMDEVHYLADRFRGAVWEEVIIHLPEAVRLVSLSATVSNAEEFGDWLHAVRGDTDVIVSEERPVPLEQHVIVKSKMLDLFDSSGQAATNRVNPELKQLARAGGRSISGRSTRGQRGGDRGRYHRDARAGSGRADRPEVVAMLQGKNLLPAIVFIFSRAGCDQAVRQVLRSGIRLTESAERAEIRQIVEARARMLRDEDLAVLGYWEWLEGLERGVAAHHAGMLPAFKEIVEELFQLKLLKVVFATETLALGVNMPARSVVLEKLEKFNGEARVPITPGEYTQLTGRAGRRGIDVEGHSVIQWVDGLDPEAVAALASRRSYPMNSSFRPTYNMAVNLIDQFGRERTRQILELSFAQFQADRAVVDLARTLRKQEESMAGFEQAMSCHLGDFGEYAALRRRIGEIERQSSKGNPTHAQRDRMQRELASARKAMRAHPCHGCAERESHARWAERWWRLKQEHEQLSRQIRTRTGQVAKRFDRVTEVLESLGYLERDASGALVSTSAGRILKRIYGERDLLVAECLRRGIWGGLDEAGIAAMAATLVYEPRRDDSGVDYRLPRGRFREAFERTTDTWSVLDDLERDHRLPGSDVPSPALASAMHAWARGAGLGTVLADTELAAGDFVRLTKQVVDLLDQVSLVADAELGSTARAAIDAVRRGVVAYGALA
- a CDS encoding RNA polymerase-binding protein RbpA, with the translated sequence MADRSLRGMRIGAQSLQSEDGVIFAERAEYVYRCETCSRETVMTFSTEAELPESWECKHCGASAVLLVDSKPVEIDRSGEKVARTHWDMLLERRTRAELEELLEERLSYLRARRGQKVGA
- a CDS encoding NfeD family protein, encoding MDVLTQYAWIVWLVLILAFATIEVFTLEMTFLMLALGSVAGLLSGLFGIPWWAQFIVAALVAVTLILTLRPSLLRMLRRGGDPTRSNIDALIGADGQVVRTVTPAGGQVRLQNGDVWTARLSPITEQADVAVGERVLVTGIDGATAVVVPVERSTGA
- a CDS encoding glycerophosphodiester phosphodiesterase, which translates into the protein MPRGRTAPDDGFDISAYFEPTRPRVLAHRGLALDAPENTLLAFAKAVAIGCEYIETDVHLSADGVAVVAHDPTLERVAGRDVEVSKLTMAELRRIDLGQVQGFCSLEEALDAFPELRFNIDVKVESAVEAAVTAINRVRAQSRVLLTSFSERRRLRLAALVPGAVTSAGGAGVIRARLVALTGSTRLLGRALRGARALQVPERVGLLPLVTERFVDAVHRAGAEVHIWTVNDPAEMTRLLDLGVDGLVTDRADLALPLVADRN
- a CDS encoding SPFH domain-containing protein; translated protein: MDVSGIITTIVVVAIVIFVIVVLAKSIRIIPQAYSGVVERLGRYHKTLSPGLNILVPFIDRLRPLVDMRETVVSFPPQPVITEDNLVVSIDTVVYFQVTDARAATYEIANYLGAVEQLTTTTLRNVVGGLNLEEALTSRDNINGQLRIVLDEATGKWGIRVGRVELKAIDPPHSIQDSMEKQMRAERDRRALILTAEGTKQSAILTAEGARQAAILEAEGEAKAAVLRAQGEAEAILTVFDAIHKGDPDPSLLGYQYLQMLPEIAKGEANKLWIVPSELTEALKGFGSAFTPNFPTGSGLSAPDASRPNRP